From the genome of Candidatus Omnitrophota bacterium:
TGACGTCAACAAAATGGTCGGCAATGGCTTGCCCGGATTTCACACAAGCAATTTTGGCTTTATCAACAACCAACAGGAAATTACGCCATTCAGTATAATCCAGCAACCTCTGAATATCCCTGGCCATCCAGTATTCAACACCATCCTGTGTATAGGCCGATTCCTCAAAGGTTCTGTTTAACTGAATGATGATTTCTTTTTTCATAGTTTCTCCTTATTAATTTTCTTTTAATTCTTCTGGATGAGTTTCTTTGAGTTCCAATCGCCTTTCTTACTATTGTTTAATTATCCTTCTGCGTCTGCTGTTAAACACATTATTCTTGCCAGATAAAAAAAATCTAGTATATTTATGTTTTTTTAGACAATCAATGGGGATTCCTTTAGCAATCTCTTCCACTCTACACTTTTCTTTCTTCATTTGCAATTCAATCTTAGTGATTAACGCTTTAGATAAACACACTAATCTGCTAATGCCATCCACGCCAATACTTGTTACTCGCGTGTGCATGACACTAATCTGATCAAATTCGGGTTGCCCCGATGCGTTGTTTTTGATGCGAACTTGAGCATAATTCTCTTCAAAATCATTAACTGAATGGGCAATATATTTATTTCCTAACGCCATAAACTTATGATGATCATTTTGATCATCGTCCGATAGTTCATCAATCCATTGTTTTGGAATACGCCTTCTTTCTCCACTAGTATTAGCTCTTCTGTATTTTATTAATATAGCAAAGGTAAATGCTTCCTTGGTAATTGTATCTCTTATATCTATCTCTGAATATTTATTAGCGGCTTCGATAACCCACAATAAATCTTGTTTAATACCTTCTAAATCAGCATAATTATTCGCCTCTTTAAAATTTATCGGAACAGGTGAAACATCAGACATGCTTTATCTCCTATGTTACAGGTATATTATTTTGGCTTATACCGAGAATTTACCTAGCTTCTAATTTTTATTTTTTCTAAGGCCTGTAGAGCGCCATCGTATAAACCACGTATAACTACTGCCAAACGAAAGCCCGCCTCTTCATTTAATTCTTTTTGATCAAAACCGAGCCGTTCCCAGAGACTAAGCACAAGGCCACTAAGGATAATTCTTCGTTTCCAAGCATTTTCAGAAAACATACGATTTATTGGTCTTCCTATACTTTCATCTACAACTACCTTGTTTTTTTCTGCATTAGCGATGTACCTATCAGCTAAATCTGCTCGATTTCTGATTAAACGATCTTTGTTTATTTCACTGAGCCCAAGGGTTATATAATGGGAAATAACTTTATTGTAATGTCCCATACCATTCCAAATATTGTTTTTTCCTTTTTCGTGGAGGTAATGCTTAGTGAACGCGCTTTGAGCAATAGCAAATTTTCCTGTAAACCTATGTATCCATGCCAGAGCGAACAACTCAAAACGGAGAGGTATCAACTCGGCAGAGAGTTCCTGAAGAGTAATCTTAGAAAATCTTTGATCTGCCTCTATGATAGATTTTCTAACTATATCATAATAAGCCGCTCCGGCATCAATCCCTTGTAGAATAGGATTTAGTATGTTTTTTTCATAAAAATCATGGCAAAAATCTTCGAGCTTAACTTCTTGTTTTTTGCTAAAAATGCTCATATACTTTCTCCTTCTAACAAAGAAGAACTAAATTGCAATTCAGAGATTGCTTCTTTACCTATCTCCTTTTCATTTTTTCACATAATAATATAGATTACTTTATATCCCATCCTTAAAAGCTATATGGACTAGCGAATAGAAGCATAATCAAAACAAAACTTAGACTTGTGAATCTTAGCTTCATATAATTTTAAATGATTATATATTTCTTTATTGGCAATCTCGGAAAGGATACCATTATTTTCACATCTACAACCAAAATCTATCCTTCTAATTGCATTAGGTAATAACGGAATATAGCAATCCTCACCCTCCTGAAAACATTCAAGAATATTGATAATCCATCTAACCTCATGTTCATATTTCCAGCTAATATTCTTAGTCTTAAATGTGTTTTTGTAAGCCTCTTCTGATTGAGAAACGAGCATGCCGAGATCTGTAAGGTCAATTTTCATGCGATCGACAGAGTATTCAACAACAAATAGATTTGTACTCTTTACCTTAATATCATTAGTGTCAAAGAATACTCTTGCACCACGATGTTTATCCGCATAATGAGACCAAAGCAATATCTCATCTGGTTCGTTTACAAGATTGGGATCACTAAAACAAATAACTCTTGTAGTTTTTGAAGCGCGCTCAATGCCATTCTCGATTTCTTTTATAAGAGAAGGTTCCAAATTCTCAACTATTCTTTTGAACATTGTGGGAAAATCATTAATAATAAATTTTCCGTCAAAATCTGTCACAACCTGTTTAACGCCACTATTTAACCTGGGCAAGAAATCTTCCTGTATATGTTTAAACGTTTTACTCATATCAGGACTCCTATCAACACCCGGTAAAAACTCAAAAGGGTCATTAAATAATCTAATATCCGAAGCCTTGAGTCTTTTATTCTTAAGGATATCCAAACATCCTTGGCTATTTATATACTTACATACAATCATTTGTTTAATCCCAAAATTAATAACGCAACGTAATTTTATT
Proteins encoded in this window:
- a CDS encoding DUF2971 domain-containing protein, with the protein product MIVCKYINSQGCLDILKNKRLKASDIRLFNDPFEFLPGVDRSPDMSKTFKHIQEDFLPRLNSGVKQVVTDFDGKFIINDFPTMFKRIVENLEPSLIKEIENGIERASKTTRVICFSDPNLVNEPDEILLWSHYADKHRGARVFFDTNDIKVKSTNLFVVEYSVDRMKIDLTDLGMLVSQSEEAYKNTFKTKNISWKYEHEVRWIINILECFQEGEDCYIPLLPNAIRRIDFGCRCENNGILSEIANKEIYNHLKLYEAKIHKSKFCFDYASIR